One Microbacterium sp. W4I20 DNA window includes the following coding sequences:
- a CDS encoding aminotransferase, whose amino-acid sequence MSHEFFDYFAHVELPSPALDDAEVRRLFAEAFGVDVDLRSLGSQQDQNFRVFPRGSSEPLGVLKLSNPVFSEPEIDMQDAAAATVGDREPELRVPRVVIGPHGPLSSWWNTSQGRIHARVIENLSGRTLMGSRYLSPAVVRRMGELSARVSLALADFDHAASGRVLQWDLRHAGRVIDTLLPLEPDAAVREFVRAAADDALRTLRPVAESLPTQAGHFDITDDNVLHRDDDPLPDAVIDFGDVARSWRVGEIATTVSSLLHHDGATLATTLPAIWAFHERRPLDENELTALWPLVVLRGAVLALSGRQQVRLDDANSYAGDALEREMLILKVAASVPARVMNEVILDSLGHRGSLDETWTGAPLAVFDRVTALDAGTTSPLNDEGGWSKQGALDDAALASLDDGSDAVFLPAWQAVLTGAPTRTPEVPATIPTGLTLWLAQPTPIAGLDHTPIRPGMSAVSHGGETLTISGLPASWNGAVLPARTRLFVQRHRDTVAEAAERVTADMAAGWRSVLGDPAPAFGFAPTPAGGEDSDQVLGRREAVLAEVQEHYYARPPEIERGWREYLIDVDGRVYLDMVNNIASVGHAHPRIAEAAHRQLRLLNTNSRFHYRAITDYAQRIAATLPDELDTVFFVNSGSEAVDLAIRLAQASTGRPDMVAMREAYHGWTFASDAVSTSVADNPSAVDSRPEWVHTVAAANPYRGTHRGADAVKYAPDAAQVIDALADAGTPPAGFICESYFGNAGGVALPDGYLREVYAAVRRHGGIAIADEVQVGFGRLGEWFWGFQQQDAVPDIVAVAKSIGAGQPLGAVITRREIADRYRTQGYFFSSTGGSPLSSVVGLTVLDIIRDEGLQENARQVGAHLRSRLEALAEDHPIIGAVHGSGLYLGLEFVLDRETLEPATRDTAAICDRLRERGVIMQPTGDHLNVFKIKPPLCVTRASVDYFADAVAHVLATGW is encoded by the coding sequence ATGTCGCACGAGTTCTTCGACTACTTCGCGCACGTCGAACTGCCCTCGCCGGCCCTCGACGACGCCGAGGTCCGACGGCTCTTCGCCGAGGCCTTCGGCGTCGACGTGGATCTGCGATCGCTCGGCAGCCAGCAGGATCAGAACTTCCGGGTCTTCCCGCGCGGCTCATCCGAGCCTCTCGGCGTACTGAAGCTCAGCAACCCGGTCTTCAGCGAGCCGGAGATCGACATGCAGGACGCCGCGGCCGCGACCGTCGGCGACCGTGAGCCTGAGCTCCGCGTGCCTCGCGTGGTGATCGGCCCTCACGGCCCCCTGTCGTCATGGTGGAACACATCGCAGGGACGCATCCACGCACGGGTGATCGAGAACCTGTCCGGCCGCACCCTGATGGGGTCTCGCTACCTTTCCCCCGCAGTCGTCCGACGCATGGGCGAGCTGTCGGCGCGGGTCAGCCTCGCCCTGGCCGACTTCGACCATGCCGCGAGCGGCCGGGTCCTGCAGTGGGACCTCCGGCACGCCGGCCGGGTGATCGACACGCTTCTTCCTCTCGAGCCGGATGCAGCCGTGCGCGAGTTCGTCCGCGCCGCCGCCGATGACGCGCTGCGCACGCTCCGGCCGGTCGCGGAGTCGCTGCCGACCCAGGCCGGGCACTTCGACATCACCGACGACAACGTGCTGCACCGCGACGACGATCCGCTTCCCGACGCCGTGATCGACTTCGGCGACGTGGCACGCTCCTGGCGGGTGGGTGAGATCGCGACGACGGTGTCGTCGCTGCTGCACCACGACGGCGCGACGCTCGCGACGACTCTTCCGGCGATCTGGGCGTTCCACGAGCGTCGCCCGCTCGACGAGAACGAACTCACCGCATTGTGGCCTCTCGTGGTGCTGCGCGGTGCCGTGCTCGCATTGAGCGGCCGTCAGCAGGTGCGCCTGGACGACGCGAACTCCTACGCGGGCGACGCGCTGGAGCGCGAGATGCTCATCCTGAAGGTCGCGGCGTCCGTTCCCGCCCGCGTCATGAACGAGGTGATCCTCGATTCGCTGGGCCACCGGGGTTCTCTAGACGAGACCTGGACCGGCGCTCCGCTCGCCGTGTTCGATCGGGTGACCGCGCTCGACGCCGGCACTACCTCGCCCCTGAACGACGAGGGGGGGTGGTCCAAACAGGGCGCACTCGACGACGCGGCGTTGGCGTCGCTGGACGACGGGTCCGACGCCGTGTTCCTCCCGGCGTGGCAGGCCGTGCTCACCGGGGCACCCACGCGCACCCCGGAGGTACCGGCGACGATCCCCACCGGTCTCACACTCTGGCTCGCGCAGCCGACGCCGATCGCCGGACTCGACCACACGCCCATCCGACCGGGCATGAGCGCCGTGTCGCACGGCGGCGAGACGCTCACGATCTCGGGACTGCCCGCCTCGTGGAACGGCGCCGTCCTTCCCGCGCGCACGCGCCTGTTCGTACAGCGGCATCGGGACACGGTCGCGGAGGCGGCCGAGCGCGTCACCGCCGACATGGCGGCCGGATGGAGATCGGTTCTCGGTGACCCCGCCCCTGCGTTCGGGTTCGCCCCCACGCCCGCAGGCGGCGAAGACAGCGATCAGGTTCTCGGCCGCCGTGAGGCCGTGCTGGCGGAGGTTCAGGAGCACTACTACGCACGTCCACCTGAGATCGAGCGCGGGTGGCGGGAGTACCTCATCGACGTCGACGGCCGCGTATACCTCGACATGGTCAACAACATCGCGTCGGTCGGTCACGCGCACCCCCGCATCGCCGAGGCGGCGCACCGGCAGCTACGTCTGCTCAACACGAACTCCCGATTCCACTACCGGGCGATCACCGACTACGCTCAGCGGATCGCAGCGACACTGCCGGACGAGCTCGACACTGTGTTCTTCGTGAACTCCGGCTCCGAAGCGGTCGACCTCGCCATCCGGCTCGCGCAGGCCTCGACCGGCCGACCGGACATGGTCGCCATGCGTGAGGCGTACCACGGGTGGACCTTCGCCAGCGATGCGGTTTCCACGTCGGTGGCCGACAACCCGTCCGCCGTCGACTCGCGGCCGGAATGGGTGCACACCGTCGCGGCGGCGAATCCCTATCGCGGGACGCACCGGGGTGCCGACGCGGTGAAGTACGCCCCCGACGCGGCGCAGGTCATCGATGCGCTCGCCGACGCGGGGACGCCTCCCGCCGGCTTCATCTGCGAGTCGTACTTCGGCAACGCCGGAGGCGTCGCTCTTCCGGACGGCTATCTGCGCGAGGTGTACGCGGCGGTCCGTCGACACGGCGGAATCGCCATCGCCGACGAGGTGCAGGTCGGGTTCGGCCGACTCGGAGAATGGTTCTGGGGCTTCCAGCAGCAGGACGCCGTGCCCGACATCGTCGCGGTCGCCAAGTCGATCGGCGCCGGTCAGCCCCTCGGCGCGGTCATCACCCGCCGTGAGATCGCCGATCGCTACCGCACGCAGGGGTACTTCTTCTCCTCGACCGGCGGCTCTCCGTTGTCATCCGTGGTCGGCCTGACGGTGCTCGACATCATCCGTGACGAGGGTCTGCAGGAGAACGCGCGACAAGTCGGCGCTCACTTGCGGTCGCGCCTGGAGGCGCTCGCCGAGGACCATCCGATCATCGGCGCCGTCCATGGGTCGGGTCTCTACCTGGGACTCGAATTCGTCCTCGACCGGGAGACCCTGGAGCCGGCGACCCGCGACACGGCCGCGATCTGCGACCGTCTGCGTGAGCGGGGCGTGATCATGCAACCGACCGGCGACCATCTCAACGTCTTTAAGATCAAGCCGCCGTTGTGCGTCACCCGCGCGTCGGTCGACTACTTCGCCGACGCCGTCGCACACGTGCTCGCGACCGGCTGGTGA